In Fluviispira sanaruensis, a genomic segment contains:
- a CDS encoding RHS repeat domain-containing protein: protein MKLFYILLISFFCYASTKVQADWNFQTSLSQSVNPQNGALKLTYPIGTMIKRGDIEFQLIANYDQALKDNLFGLGKGWTFPFTRIINDKIYLKEGGTYSLKNKKIDGLKRAYPKFIDYENFLQKTPDNREFRYLLTYLNGNKIYLNSKGNEIYREDRYGNSIKIFYNPDNSIQSILDFYENYYALKANDIIDDETGKTSAGFTVTLSTDGKVQETILKFILDDYSQLHKIIQFKDNTTFVSNKFLFSKLNDGVYTEIISATGVVTSIEYLKVPNSKNIPIYSISKIQVLDNKKLAQPSEKYEYTFSNKNFSEFINPQNYNDISIQNQKDLLYKTRYIKGLFVTEYTYNHLNLLVAKVVYKNTDLISKVKYKYQGQNANEQFPPYSNLENNYNLLAESSYTLCKGDKETFSNSFETAIVSVENFFKTKVLGDNLSSQLPDCVGVNYKEVAQYDNLARMTYQEDKFGFKYNYSYFDENKYGLLKRKEVQSLKDNKIAESYTLTEDNKSIFSKTDDVLILGKWQQLYINQYAYFPDGEKKNSIFSYSSLTPKWFKGGNILSIQNIYTNNLQDKNIISDLNAIVKMTSSKDFITGESRIISETFDKATGKLLKKEDSLNRSTQYFYDYLGNLTKTIYPDGSHVAYYYMLGKNGQKSVSIEMNSYGETKKYYYDSLGNLLLKARVLFNGDEKPYESIANPYEAQNYKVINGLKYYTLSNNIGSFIINFSKDMSGNIKVFQVTLKNPVSDKVLAVYTISANDINYIGDNDKLFKVLSKIIEKKSTNLEKETGILKSTVYEYDDWNQLVKETNQAGDSISYIYNPARQLIAKTLQDNKTSIYYEYNLLGKLRSSSIAKSSESYQYPIYDYNIYGDLISSNTKLNMISYTYNKASELIKMDKGSHRIMEYAYDALGRKIQEINTFDKINTIYSYGKNGKLESITENGSEISYSYSQEGWLLEKKFPNKKFISYTYNSLGQKTSMKNVIGDITRYSYDHLNRLTQANSNSLGNVDIMYDNFGNIIKKTYPQKSQKEFKYDLLNRLIEVIYSDKKNNFITRQNITYDLRGNISAKSFSSTRTNDLESNNTTLYEYDRLNRLVKETVKNTDNKVSYENEFIYDITNNVTTKIQTKFDVSEKNKKVLTKNNIKYTYNNLLKLTAIHNNGKVTEINYDPAWNPTSDENGRSLAYNNKDQLLSRISPGKPFTAYMYFPDGYLGAVYYGNNINYFYYDENGQLVNEIDEDGKATSYLIVEDGLKEN from the coding sequence ATGAAATTATTCTATATTTTACTCATTTCCTTTTTCTGCTACGCATCGACAAAAGTGCAGGCAGATTGGAATTTTCAAACATCTCTTTCGCAGTCGGTCAATCCACAAAATGGCGCACTTAAATTAACATATCCAATTGGTACAATGATCAAAAGAGGTGATATTGAATTTCAATTGATTGCTAATTACGATCAAGCATTAAAAGATAACTTATTTGGTTTAGGTAAAGGTTGGACATTTCCTTTTACTCGAATCATAAATGATAAAATATATTTAAAAGAAGGTGGGACTTATTCCCTTAAAAATAAAAAAATAGACGGTTTAAAAAGAGCCTATCCAAAGTTTATAGATTATGAAAATTTTTTACAAAAAACTCCAGACAACCGTGAGTTCCGCTACCTTTTAACTTATTTAAATGGCAATAAAATTTATTTAAATAGCAAAGGCAATGAAATTTACCGCGAAGATCGTTATGGTAATTCTATAAAAATATTTTATAATCCTGATAATTCTATTCAATCCATTCTCGACTTCTATGAAAACTATTATGCTCTCAAGGCCAATGACATAATCGATGACGAAACAGGAAAGACATCGGCAGGTTTTACAGTGACTTTGAGCACTGATGGAAAAGTTCAAGAAACCATTCTTAAATTTATATTAGATGATTATTCTCAATTGCATAAAATAATTCAATTCAAAGATAACACAACTTTTGTATCGAATAAGTTTTTATTTTCTAAACTTAATGATGGTGTCTATACTGAAATTATTTCAGCAACAGGCGTTGTTACGAGTATTGAATATCTAAAAGTTCCAAATAGCAAAAATATACCAATTTACAGCATTAGTAAAATTCAAGTTCTCGACAACAAAAAACTTGCACAGCCGAGCGAAAAATATGAGTATACTTTTTCCAACAAAAATTTTTCCGAATTTATTAATCCGCAAAACTATAATGATATCTCCATACAGAATCAAAAAGATTTACTTTATAAAACAAGATATATAAAAGGTCTTTTTGTCACAGAATATACTTATAATCACCTCAATCTATTAGTGGCTAAAGTCGTATATAAAAACACCGATCTTATTTCTAAAGTAAAATATAAATATCAAGGACAAAATGCAAATGAACAATTCCCTCCATATTCTAACCTTGAAAATAACTATAATTTATTAGCAGAATCCTCTTATACTCTTTGCAAAGGTGATAAGGAAACTTTTTCTAACTCTTTTGAAACAGCGATAGTTTCAGTTGAGAATTTCTTTAAAACAAAAGTTTTAGGAGACAATCTCTCCTCTCAACTTCCTGACTGTGTAGGAGTTAATTACAAAGAAGTTGCACAATACGACAATTTAGCGAGAATGACTTATCAGGAAGACAAATTTGGTTTTAAATATAATTATTCCTATTTTGATGAAAATAAATATGGTCTATTAAAAAGAAAAGAAGTGCAAAGTTTAAAAGACAATAAAATAGCTGAAAGCTACACTCTCACCGAAGATAATAAATCTATTTTTTCCAAAACCGATGATGTTTTAATATTAGGAAAGTGGCAGCAGCTCTATATTAATCAATATGCTTATTTCCCCGATGGAGAGAAAAAAAATTCTATATTTTCTTATTCATCTTTAACACCAAAATGGTTTAAAGGCGGAAATATTTTATCTATACAAAATATATATACGAATAATCTTCAAGATAAAAACATTATCAGTGATCTAAATGCTATAGTGAAAATGACCAGTTCAAAAGATTTTATAACCGGTGAATCACGAATAATAAGTGAAACTTTTGACAAAGCCACAGGGAAACTTCTTAAAAAAGAAGATAGTCTCAATCGCTCAACCCAGTATTTTTATGATTATCTTGGCAATCTTACGAAAACTATTTATCCCGATGGCAGTCATGTTGCTTATTATTATATGCTTGGAAAAAATGGGCAAAAGTCCGTTTCTATCGAAATGAATTCGTATGGAGAAACAAAAAAATATTATTACGATAGTCTTGGCAATCTTCTCTTAAAAGCGCGCGTACTTTTTAATGGAGATGAAAAGCCATATGAAAGCATCGCTAATCCATATGAAGCACAAAACTATAAAGTCATTAATGGATTAAAATATTATACTTTAAGCAACAATATCGGTTCATTTATTATAAACTTTTCCAAAGACATGAGTGGTAATATCAAAGTATTTCAAGTCACTCTTAAAAACCCAGTATCTGACAAAGTATTAGCTGTTTATACTATATCTGCAAATGATATTAATTATATAGGAGACAATGATAAACTCTTCAAAGTACTCAGTAAAATAATCGAAAAGAAATCGACAAATTTAGAAAAAGAAACAGGTATTTTAAAAAGCACTGTGTATGAATATGACGATTGGAATCAGTTGGTTAAAGAAACTAATCAAGCAGGTGATAGTATTAGCTATATTTATAATCCAGCAAGACAGTTGATTGCAAAAACTCTCCAAGATAACAAAACAAGTATTTATTATGAATACAATCTACTGGGTAAACTCAGATCCTCTTCTATTGCAAAATCATCTGAGTCATACCAATACCCAATTTATGATTATAATATTTACGGAGATCTCATAAGCAGTAATACAAAATTAAATATGATTAGTTATACTTATAACAAAGCATCTGAACTCATTAAAATGGATAAAGGTTCACATAGAATAATGGAATACGCTTATGATGCTCTCGGACGCAAGATCCAAGAAATCAATACTTTTGATAAAATAAATACAATCTATAGTTATGGGAAAAATGGAAAATTAGAAAGTATAACAGAAAACGGTTCTGAGATTTCTTATTCCTATTCGCAAGAAGGCTGGCTCTTAGAGAAAAAATTTCCAAATAAAAAATTTATCTCTTATACATATAATTCACTTGGCCAAAAAACAAGTATGAAAAATGTAATTGGCGACATCACACGCTACAGCTACGATCACCTCAATCGACTGACACAGGCTAACTCAAATAGTTTAGGGAATGTCGATATTATGTATGATAATTTTGGTAATATTATTAAAAAAACTTACCCACAAAAAAGTCAAAAAGAATTTAAATACGATTTGCTCAATCGTCTTATTGAAGTTATTTATTCCGATAAGAAAAATAATTTTATCACTAGACAAAATATTACGTATGATCTCAGAGGAAATATCTCTGCAAAATCTTTTTCGTCAACTCGTACAAATGATCTTGAGAGTAACAATACAACTTTATATGAATATGACAGACTCAATCGCCTTGTTAAAGAAACTGTTAAAAACACAGATAATAAAGTTAGTTATGAGAATGAATTTATTTATGATATCACAAATAATGTTACTACAAAAATACAAACAAAATTTGACGTAAGCGAGAAAAATAAAAAAGTTTTAACTAAAAATAATATTAAGTACACATACAATAATTTACTTAAACTCACAGCGATTCATAACAACGGGAAGGTAACAGAAATCAATTACGATCCTGCATGGAATCCAACCTCGGATGAGAATGGTAGGTCTTTAGCTTATAATAATAAAGATCAATTGTTAAGTCGTATATCACCAGGAAAACCCTTTACTGCTTACATGTATTTTCCTGACGGGTATCTAGGCGCTGTATATTACGGTAATAATATTAATTATTTTTATTACGATGAAAATGGCCAATTAGTAAATGAAATTGACGAAGATGGCAAAGCAACGAGTTATTTGATTGTTGAAGACGGCTTAAAAGAAAATTAA
- a CDS encoding dipeptide epimerase — protein sequence MKIVDIHIGKIKIPLKKPFKTALRTVYFAEDIIVKLLTRSGLVGFGSAAPTLAITGESSDSIISCLHHILKPKIIGADLSQLEKVMGELHSSFVNNTSALAAIDMAYYDLLAQSLNLPLFKYLGGFHNLVFTDITISANSPEVMVADALVALDEGFQDLKLKLGVNPSLDFIRVQAVRTAVGNQVKISLDANQAWGAKEAVRIIRRFEKLNLNIEFVEQPVKAKKISDLRYVSEHVETDILADESVFSPFDALQLINNKACDLINLKLAKAGGIYNATKILNIAEAAGIECVMGCMLESQISVTAAAHFAAAKKSIVRCDLDSPALLAENPVVGGVQVEGNTLTLSETDVGLGIKDVIGVEYLKF from the coding sequence TTGAAAATTGTTGATATCCATATCGGCAAAATAAAAATCCCTCTCAAAAAGCCATTTAAGACGGCTTTAAGAACTGTTTATTTTGCTGAAGATATCATTGTAAAACTCTTAACCCGATCAGGTTTAGTCGGATTTGGCAGCGCTGCCCCTACTTTAGCTATTACGGGCGAATCATCCGATTCCATTATTTCTTGTTTGCATCACATTTTAAAACCTAAAATCATAGGTGCGGATCTCAGCCAGCTTGAAAAAGTCATGGGTGAGTTGCATTCTTCTTTTGTGAATAACACCTCCGCCTTGGCTGCGATTGATATGGCTTATTACGATCTGCTTGCCCAGTCGCTTAATTTACCTTTGTTCAAATATTTAGGTGGATTTCACAATCTCGTTTTTACAGACATAACAATCAGTGCAAACTCACCTGAAGTGATGGTTGCCGATGCTCTCGTTGCACTTGATGAAGGTTTTCAAGATCTCAAACTCAAATTGGGCGTGAACCCATCACTGGATTTTATCCGTGTGCAAGCGGTACGTACAGCTGTGGGCAATCAAGTAAAAATCAGCCTCGATGCCAATCAGGCATGGGGAGCAAAAGAAGCTGTGCGTATTATACGCAGATTTGAAAAACTCAATTTAAATATAGAATTTGTTGAGCAACCCGTAAAAGCAAAAAAAATTTCTGATCTCCGTTACGTTTCTGAGCATGTCGAAACCGATATCCTTGCCGATGAATCCGTTTTTTCTCCGTTCGATGCCCTGCAATTAATAAATAACAAAGCTTGTGACCTTATCAATCTCAAACTTGCAAAGGCCGGCGGTATTTACAACGCCACAAAAATTTTAAATATTGCCGAAGCTGCTGGTATAGAGTGTGTGATGGGCTGTATGCTCGAAAGCCAAATTTCAGTCACCGCAGCCGCGCATTTTGCCGCTGCAAAGAAATCAATTGTGCGTTGTGACTTAGACTCCCCTGCGCTTCTGGCAGAAAATCCTGTCGTAGGTGGTGTCCAGGTTGAGGGCAATACCCTTACGCTCAGTGAAACCGATGTGGGTCTTGGGATAAAAGACGTAATTGGGGTTGAGTACTTAAAATTTTAA
- a CDS encoding HU family DNA-binding protein, protein MVKSELIEILASKADVTSPQAEELINMFFDTVSEALTEDGRVEIRGFGAFTVRKYKSYDGRNPKTGEKIGVPEKKLPFWKTGLELRQRVDGLG, encoded by the coding sequence ATGGTTAAAAGTGAATTAATAGAAATCCTCGCATCTAAGGCAGACGTTACTTCTCCCCAAGCAGAAGAACTCATCAATATGTTCTTTGATACCGTTTCTGAAGCTTTAACTGAAGACGGGCGTGTTGAAATTCGTGGTTTTGGAGCATTTACTGTTCGTAAATACAAATCTTATGATGGTCGCAATCCTAAAACAGGTGAGAAAATTGGTGTCCCAGAAAAGAAACTTCCATTCTGGAAAACTGGTTTAGAATTGCGTCAACGCGTGGATGGCTTAGGTTGA
- a CDS encoding DUF4105 domain-containing protein, with protein MRQGLVDGEKFYLSQIGKKNPDAELNATLESFFSGNEGDLSGRCKFPRRLKWLKAKLDDENYQIPTIKCPSFEKWIQVVDPKGVVLVFSSFYINNPSSMFGHSFLRFIHSNNPLTDYGVNFAANPDTNNMLIYTYKGLTGLFEGKYSLLPYSVKVQEYNNSESRDLWEYELNLSQEEAVNMAKSLWEIGDNSIDYYYFDENCSYVLLTLLDTANDHFNFADEFMLWVNPADTLRVINQFPNLVKKVRYRPSSQKRFRFRYALLNSEEKDFFSDVLSEKYYFYELKDYLPKESLARVFDAVSEYIDFKEKLAGTEESVKYPLFRKNLLEARASLEVISAPLKIDPPVEERPEYGVPGARLGAQYSYSYYAGNAVDFELKPVLHSLDSPSAGYAKDAQIELMKLLLRYEFKSSTLFVQNLDLLNIKSFPSLDPPLYPIAWKLRAGIEQDNDCNKYGYLSCCERSFLQGGTGFAVLSGIFQIYTLAQAELAYQEVNGFEGSLGVYSGISLRPNHFSVFSTQLDWMKRYSFTYNNDRTRLFLENSLSYQYFSRIENKIFADFNLENQDWRVGTGIYWYFF; from the coding sequence ATGAGGCAAGGTCTTGTTGATGGGGAAAAATTTTATTTATCCCAAATTGGTAAGAAAAATCCTGACGCAGAATTAAATGCTACGCTTGAAAGTTTTTTTTCAGGGAATGAGGGTGATTTATCGGGAAGATGTAAATTTCCCCGACGCTTAAAATGGTTAAAAGCAAAACTCGATGATGAAAATTATCAAATACCAACAATAAAATGTCCTAGTTTTGAAAAGTGGATTCAGGTTGTCGATCCCAAAGGGGTAGTGCTCGTTTTTTCTTCGTTTTATATAAACAATCCATCGAGTATGTTTGGTCATAGTTTTTTGCGTTTTATTCATTCAAATAATCCATTGACAGACTACGGCGTGAATTTTGCGGCAAATCCAGATACAAATAATATGCTCATTTATACTTATAAAGGGTTGACTGGGCTTTTTGAAGGCAAATACAGTTTGTTGCCCTATTCTGTAAAGGTACAAGAATATAATAATTCCGAAAGCCGTGATCTATGGGAATATGAGTTGAATCTTTCGCAAGAAGAAGCCGTTAATATGGCCAAAAGTCTTTGGGAAATTGGTGATAATAGTATTGATTATTATTATTTTGATGAAAATTGCTCATATGTTTTATTAACACTCCTTGATACAGCAAACGATCATTTTAACTTTGCGGACGAATTTATGCTTTGGGTGAATCCCGCAGACACATTAAGAGTTATAAATCAATTTCCAAATCTGGTAAAAAAGGTTAGATATCGTCCTTCGTCACAAAAGCGTTTTCGATTTCGATACGCGCTTTTAAATTCTGAGGAAAAAGATTTCTTTTCAGATGTGTTGAGTGAGAAATATTATTTCTACGAATTGAAAGATTATTTACCAAAAGAAAGTTTAGCAAGAGTTTTCGATGCTGTTTCTGAATATATAGATTTCAAAGAAAAGCTTGCAGGAACAGAAGAGTCTGTTAAATATCCTCTCTTCCGAAAAAATTTATTGGAGGCAAGAGCATCACTTGAGGTTATTTCTGCACCATTGAAAATTGATCCTCCGGTTGAAGAAAGACCAGAATATGGAGTCCCTGGAGCAAGGTTGGGAGCGCAATATTCTTATTCTTATTATGCAGGGAATGCAGTTGATTTTGAATTAAAACCTGTTTTGCATAGTCTTGACAGTCCTTCTGCTGGTTATGCGAAGGATGCTCAGATAGAATTGATGAAGTTACTTTTACGTTATGAATTTAAGTCATCAACTCTTTTTGTGCAAAACTTAGATTTGCTAAATATTAAATCATTTCCTTCGCTTGATCCTCCATTATATCCAATTGCTTGGAAATTAAGAGCGGGTATTGAACAAGATAATGATTGTAATAAATACGGTTATCTTTCTTGTTGTGAACGTTCTTTTTTACAGGGTGGAACTGGTTTTGCAGTATTATCTGGAATTTTTCAAATTTACACACTTGCCCAAGCAGAACTTGCTTACCAAGAAGTAAATGGGTTTGAAGGTTCACTTGGAGTCTACTCAGGTATATCGTTGCGCCCCAATCACTTTTCAGTCTTTTCTACGCAATTGGATTGGATGAAAAGATATTCATTTACATACAACAATGATCGTACAAGATTATTTTTAGAAAACTCCTTGTCTTATCAGTATTTCTCACGTATAGAAAATAAAATATTTGCTGATTTTAATCTCGAAAATCAGGATTGGCGAGTCGGAACTGGCATTTATTGGTATTTTTTTTAA
- a CDS encoding DUF3015 family protein codes for MYKLHKIGARSILLLTILFSSVCASQAYAASYGTAGCGLGSILFENTGTWWKQVLAATTNGTFGNQTFGITSGTSNCGSGATALARKQQDYVTANLVSLQREVAQGSGDAVVGLADVFGCKANDYSKFAEFSQTNYKAIFNSNDPVAIISNIKIEINKNSNLTQSCEYAQI; via the coding sequence ATGTATAAATTGCATAAAATAGGTGCAAGAAGTATTCTTCTTTTAACGATTCTTTTCTCGAGTGTTTGTGCTTCCCAAGCGTATGCAGCTTCTTATGGCACGGCGGGTTGTGGTCTTGGTTCTATTCTATTTGAAAACACGGGCACTTGGTGGAAACAAGTATTAGCAGCAACAACAAATGGTACTTTTGGGAATCAAACTTTTGGTATCACAAGCGGAACCTCGAATTGTGGCAGTGGGGCAACAGCGTTGGCGCGTAAGCAACAAGATTATGTCACAGCGAATCTAGTTTCTCTACAAAGAGAAGTGGCTCAGGGCAGCGGAGATGCTGTGGTTGGTTTGGCAGATGTTTTTGGATGCAAAGCGAATGACTACAGTAAATTTGCAGAGTTTTCTCAAACAAACTATAAAGCAATCTTCAATTCAAATGATCCCGTTGCGATTATTTCAAATATTAAAATTGAAATAAATAAAAATTCAAACCTTACTCAATCGTGTGAATATGCGCAGATATAA
- a CDS encoding DUF3015 family protein, translating into MKLSVKNYFNLIVILGLSHFSINAFAAGSAGCGLGSVVFSGNQWWKQLLAMTTNHMTLSQAFGITSGTSNCASGLFGEIEKQENYMVANFTSLQRETSQGSGDSLNGLASLFGCQPELYSDFAAYAQTHYKTIFNSQEPKTVLSNFRAEIKNENTLSSNCSLINI; encoded by the coding sequence ATGAAATTAAGTGTGAAAAATTATTTTAATTTAATAGTTATTTTAGGGTTATCGCATTTTTCAATAAATGCTTTTGCTGCTGGATCGGCAGGTTGTGGTTTAGGTTCTGTGGTATTTTCTGGAAATCAATGGTGGAAGCAATTGCTTGCGATGACTACGAATCATATGACTCTGAGTCAGGCATTTGGGATTACGAGTGGGACATCGAACTGTGCGTCTGGATTATTTGGCGAAATTGAAAAACAAGAAAATTATATGGTCGCAAATTTTACGTCACTGCAAAGAGAAACTTCACAAGGTTCGGGTGATAGTTTAAATGGTTTGGCTTCTTTATTTGGTTGTCAACCAGAACTATATTCTGATTTTGCTGCGTATGCGCAGACACATTATAAAACAATTTTTAATTCACAAGAACCAAAAACTGTATTGTCTAACTTTAGGGCAGAAATAAAAAACGAAAACACTCTTTCAAGCAATTGCTCATTGATAAATATATAG
- a CDS encoding MnmC family methyltransferase: protein MSINEAGNKYALVYTESGIPTFRHLATQETLHGQVGPYEEAQTLYVDSSAIHAKSGECVVYDVGMGCGAQLIAMFHAFLENKSLSLLTIVSFDLEKDGLDSLWRNKDLFPYINQFSQILPMCLEKDRLLVKLDDGRSFEWIFIQGDFVKTLENAANYPFADIICYDFFSPASHPQLWTYNIFLKLRNRVKENSLLITYSSATCIRAALLATGFFVGLGIASGKKARSTLASPTAHILKELLPPEWKNRFARSQAQFSSLENEEDKKIIEAKIATHLQWDL from the coding sequence ATGTCAATAAATGAAGCTGGAAATAAATACGCTCTAGTCTACACAGAATCTGGAATCCCAACCTTTCGTCATTTGGCCACACAAGAAACTCTGCATGGACAAGTTGGTCCATACGAGGAAGCACAGACACTCTATGTCGACAGTTCGGCAATTCATGCAAAAAGTGGGGAATGTGTTGTTTACGATGTGGGTATGGGCTGTGGTGCACAATTAATTGCAATGTTTCATGCATTCTTAGAGAATAAAAGTCTTTCGCTATTGACGATCGTGAGCTTTGATTTAGAAAAAGACGGGTTAGATTCTTTATGGCGGAATAAAGATTTGTTTCCTTATATAAATCAATTTTCTCAAATTCTCCCAATGTGTTTAGAAAAAGATCGTTTGCTTGTTAAGTTAGATGATGGCAGATCATTTGAATGGATATTTATTCAAGGGGATTTTGTCAAGACTTTAGAAAATGCAGCAAATTATCCTTTTGCAGATATTATTTGTTATGATTTTTTTTCTCCAGCAAGTCATCCTCAATTATGGACTTATAATATTTTTTTAAAATTAAGAAACAGAGTAAAAGAAAACTCTCTATTAATTACGTATTCTTCTGCTACATGCATAAGAGCAGCTCTTCTTGCCACAGGTTTTTTTGTTGGCCTGGGAATTGCAAGTGGGAAAAAAGCACGCTCTACTTTAGCATCACCTACAGCGCATATATTAAAAGAACTTCTTCCCCCCGAGTGGAAAAATCGTTTTGCGAGATCACAAGCGCAATTTTCGAGTTTGGAAAACGAAGAGGATAAAAAAATAATAGAAGCAAAAATAGCAACCCATTTGCAATGGGATTTATAA
- a CDS encoding Fur family transcriptional regulator yields the protein MMNTHFHDHDHNYSHAHHAEGCSGKSFYDIAVSSLKEAKCRITKPRLAVIECLADSAVPLSPKSIYEKVQTKNDLNVDQVSVYRILEALTKLGLVHQVFPSGEYLSCNTRCEVNPNHVMLNCIQCGKVEEIHLDWSFIYKIYERVRRTSQFEAKKHMLQLDGICAKCQ from the coding sequence ATGATGAATACTCACTTCCATGACCACGATCACAATTACAGCCATGCGCATCATGCAGAAGGTTGTAGCGGAAAATCTTTTTATGACATAGCTGTGAGCTCGTTGAAAGAGGCAAAATGCCGAATAACCAAACCCAGGCTCGCAGTGATAGAATGTCTTGCCGATTCAGCCGTCCCACTTTCGCCAAAAAGTATATACGAAAAAGTTCAAACAAAAAATGACCTTAACGTTGATCAAGTGTCTGTCTATCGCATTCTTGAGGCATTGACGAAGCTTGGCCTTGTCCATCAAGTTTTTCCATCGGGAGAATATTTATCTTGCAACACTCGTTGTGAAGTGAATCCAAATCACGTCATGCTCAATTGCATTCAATGCGGAAAGGTCGAAGAAATTCACCTGGACTGGAGTTTTATCTATAAAATATATGAACGTGTGCGGAGAACATCACAGTTTGAAGCAAAAAAACATATGCTCCAACTGGATGGAATTTGCGCAAAATGTCAATAA
- a CDS encoding ZrgA family zinc uptake protein produces the protein MLSIMHKAIFPTLLSLISGLAYAHGAHEHGTAKIDIALQDTDGSIFIKVPSESIYGFEHEAKSEAEKKKVSEANNILKKNILEIVRFDPSLGCTATEDKITPFIADTEDDDDNEHESTSEKKHGEHGEKHGEHRDFQAEFKIKCKQTAVGSRIQFAFTTYFPKVQKIIVQLNSDKLQTSVTVSKNKGFIQL, from the coding sequence ATGCTCTCGATAATGCATAAAGCAATATTTCCTACGCTCTTGAGTCTGATATCAGGACTGGCATATGCCCATGGTGCGCATGAGCATGGCACAGCAAAAATCGATATTGCACTGCAAGATACAGATGGATCCATCTTCATAAAAGTCCCAAGCGAAAGCATTTACGGTTTTGAGCACGAAGCAAAAAGTGAAGCAGAAAAAAAGAAAGTGAGCGAAGCAAATAATATATTGAAAAAAAATATTTTAGAAATTGTCCGCTTCGATCCTTCTCTCGGCTGCACCGCTACAGAAGATAAAATCACCCCTTTTATCGCCGACACAGAAGATGACGACGATAATGAGCATGAGAGCACTTCTGAAAAAAAACATGGGGAACACGGAGAAAAACATGGGGAACACAGAGATTTTCAAGCTGAATTTAAAATTAAATGCAAACAGACTGCTGTTGGTTCAAGAATTCAATTCGCTTTCACAACTTATTTTCCAAAAGTACAAAAAATAATCGTGCAGCTAAACAGCGATAAATTACAAACATCTGTTACTGTTTCTAAAAACAAAGGCTTTATCCAATTATGA